From the Hevea brasiliensis isolate MT/VB/25A 57/8 chromosome 13, ASM3005281v1, whole genome shotgun sequence genome, the window ttgagtatgtggagggtgagctgagctccccaattgattatatattgtgtttacagatcgggtgagtcaaaaactatccgttgaaaggtccactttatggccggactctgtccggttgaattcttgaaattgggcccaaatgggccttagagttgtgtTAAGGAATAattagacttactacgggcctcagaggctttaggctggcccaggttctaGTGTCGGTCTGGCGCATAGGTTGGGTCGTACATGTTTTTCCCACGTTACACACCTATATCTCTATGAATTCGTTATTGGTCCAAGTCCTCGTTCACAAGTTTGGCAGACTTTGTATCAGCAATATAGTTTGGAGGAGGTTTATAGCCCTCCCAAAAAGCCTCCACCGCCAATGGGTAAGGGCATTTTGTACCTGATAAAGACTATCAATTGCAGCTTATGTTGCTCAAATTCATCTTGTTAATGCTAAAAATTAAGGCTATCAACCAAAGCAAGCGGACTTCGAATCAGTTCTAGACCTGCCTACATGTTATGGATTAAATTAGATATGAGTTTCTTGGGTATACCTTGTTTTGTGGTCATTTATGTTATACTGGATGAAGCATAACCTTATAACtcgtatataaatataaatatagtaCTAAAACTTTACATTTGAATCCTCTACTTAAAAGGTTCAAATTGCAAACTACCGTCTACATTATTGCAATGTCAGTTTCAACCTCAACTTGCAAATTTATTAGTAATTGATGGCCAAATACAACAAGAACAGTAACTAAGAATCTCCCAAACTGCTTTTAACATACTGATTTATTACTCAAAATTCTAAACGTAAAAGCAAGTGTGCAACAGAACCATACTACATTGAGAAAGTAATACTAAAATTACAAACAACCTTCACCAAGTACATGCATCCAAACAAACATCGCTCATTCTTGGCATCTCCATAAGTATTCATTTCCCATATTTTTAATCATGCAGCTACATTTTAATATTACTCATTGGCTTCAGCACCCGGAGGAGTTTCCACAGCTCCATGAGCTGATGGACCATCTTCTGCAGGCTTGGAAACATCTGCTTCTTTAGTTTCTGCAGGTTCGCCAGCAGAAGCAGCTTCATCAGTTACTGGAACAGACTTCTTAATAGTTCCGACTTTAACATACTTGCTCATGAACTTGTACTCCCAATCCTGCAAGGCATCCAACTCGAATGGACCAAGACCAGAGATATCACCAGTCAAATCTTTGTCTTCAAAGGACATCTTTGCCAGCGCTCTGCTGGCATCCTTTCCCGCAAATAATGCATAAGGTCCACCAGGTCCATAAAACATCCTGCAACCATGGGAATGCATAACAAATTATAAGTTTCTGCAAATTGTACAAACAAAACAAATTATGCACTGGTCGAAAAAGTTTAAAATTCCATCACACAATTCCTACTGACAGTATAACCACACTCTCAGCCAAAAATGTTATAAAACAAATCAAATGAAAAAGCATGGACAAAGTTTTTCTCTCTCAGTTCCAGTGAGGTCAAAGAAAAGCAAGAAAATGGATGCAACAAACTAGAAACCTTCCTGCTCAATGTCAATCAACTCTTAGAATCAGCTATAAGACACATAGTGGGAGAAAACTGCAATCTCATTTACTTTGCTCCTACAAATTAAGTATGCTAGTTGTACCGAGTGAAATCTATACCATACACTTGTGAACGATTGaacacatgaaaattttcaatcataAAAGATATTTCAGCTAGTAACATAGACATAGTAAAGCTACTCTATTACAAATTGCAATCTTATGTACACTGAAATCCCATTAAATATCCACAGTTCTTTCTGTAAGTAGAAGTTTGAGACCATCTTCACTCATGCGCTACAACTCGATGAATTAGATATTTTGCATGGTAGCTGAATGCTCAATATTTAAATCGTCTCAAGTCTCATTAATCTTGCTTCACAGAATCCccataatttacaaacaagacaAAGGCAGACAACCAATCTAATAATTCAAATGAAATCACTCAAAATTAATCATTCATCACGTGAAAAAAAGTTGATGATTTGCAAATCTCCATAAACCCCAGAAAACCTACAGCTGAAAACTAAAACTAAAAGAATATTGCACTATTTagcttttttaatatttaaagaaAATATTGCATACTTATAATCCAAAAAAGAACAAAAAATTTTCACTTGTTGAACTAACGAAAGTAGCATCTTTTTATCAGAGACCACACAGCAAGCAAAAAGTGGGTCAACAATAAAAGAGAGTGTACTAATGGCAAAAACGGAGAATATCAGAAAGcgtaaaagagaaaagaaagggtCAATTCTAAATCTCATCTAAAacaaaaccaaaattttgcgaACCCAACTAATTAATTTTCCAGAAATTTCGAATTACACAGCAGTTAAAACACCCGTTGACCCATAAGATTGGAAACCTGAAGAAAGGAGACCCGAAAATTTCAAAAACCGAAAACCCAAAAGCCAAAAACCCCCCAAAAAGCAGATTTATACCTGCTCTGAGAGATGTCATAGATCTGACCCTTAATAGCCATGAGCAGAGGCTTCTTAGGATCAGAGCCATCATATTGCTTGAGCTCCTCCTCAGTAATCTCACCAAGCTGAACAGGAGGAGGCAGAGGTTGCATCTGCTCCTCAACGCTTCTAGGCCTTGGATGATTATCCGAGGATCCAAAGAACCCAGATATCACATAGTAGACGGCCAAAGCCAAAGCCAGAACTGTAAAGAAGGTGGCTGGAGAGAGACCCGTGTAGACGGTGATTGCTTCCTTGAGGGTCTCCCACAGCTGCAAAgccatttttatttgtttttcctTTGTGAGAGGGAGAAGAAGAGACAACGGGAGAGACAATTATCGATGATAGCCCAGTCTCAATTTACCAATCTACACCaaaattttatctaaaattttcttttcttaccTTTTTAGAGCTTAGACGCCTAAGATTCCAAGCTACCCATTTCTTGGCGTGGAcccatatttatttttatatattgtcCTCTTCTTGAATTATGAAGTTACTTAATTAGCCTTGTTCGGTGAACCAATGTggcaatataataataataataataatttttctgtAAAATATCTTGATTGCCCTGGAGATGCCCTTCAATGTACGCCCACCCCACCTAAtcagaaaagaaaagcaaaagcAAAGGCATTTACTTGATTATGTCATTTAAGACGCCATTGAAGCCATCCACGTGCGTAGGCAGCACATTTTTTATTCCAATTCAAAAAAAAAGATTAATGCGATGAAAATAAAAACATGAAACCTGTCGATGATA encodes:
- the LOC110658398 gene encoding membrane steroid-binding protein 2; the encoded protein is MALQLWETLKEAITVYTGLSPATFFTVLALALAVYYVISGFFGSSDNHPRPRSVEEQMQPLPPPVQLGEITEEELKQYDGSDPKKPLLMAIKGQIYDISQSRMFYGPGGPYALFAGKDASRALAKMSFEDKDLTGDISGLGPFELDALQDWEYKFMSKYVKVGTIKKSVPVTDEAASAGEPAETKEADVSKPAEDGPSAHGAVETPPGAEANE